One window of Gilliamella sp. B3022 genomic DNA carries:
- the proB gene encoding glutamate 5-kinase, whose product MTIKKQQTVVVKLGTSVLTGGTKQLDRAQIVELIRQCAILHQDGHKIIIVTSGAIAAGREYLNYPTLPNTVASKQLLASVGQSKLIQLWEQLFSIYKIYIGQMLLTRADLEDRERFLNAQDVLKAMLDNHIIPIINENDAVATAEIKVGDNDNLSALAAILAEADKLILLTDIAGLFTADPRSDKNAKLIHEINHIDDKLRSIAGDSVSGLGTGGMGTKVQAAEVAGSAGIEVIIAAGNKPNVIIDTVNNQSVGTRFIPPKTPLEHRKHWLFGAPKAGKVLLDDGAVNAILNNGSSLLPKGILQVEQNFSRGEVIDICDKSGKSIARGVSRYNSDALKQIAGHHSQEISQIIGYEYGSVAVHRNDMIIK is encoded by the coding sequence ATGACCATTAAAAAACAACAAACTGTCGTTGTTAAATTAGGTACCAGTGTTTTGACGGGTGGTACCAAACAGTTGGATCGTGCACAAATTGTTGAACTCATCAGGCAATGTGCTATTTTACATCAAGATGGACATAAAATTATTATTGTTACATCAGGGGCTATTGCCGCAGGTCGTGAATATCTTAATTATCCGACTCTTCCTAATACCGTTGCCTCAAAACAGCTACTTGCATCAGTTGGTCAAAGTAAATTAATACAACTTTGGGAACAACTCTTTTCTATCTATAAAATTTATATTGGTCAAATGTTATTAACACGTGCCGATCTTGAGGATCGTGAAAGATTTTTAAATGCACAAGATGTTTTAAAAGCCATGTTGGACAATCACATTATACCCATTATCAACGAAAATGATGCAGTGGCAACGGCTGAAATTAAAGTGGGTGATAATGATAATTTATCTGCTTTAGCAGCTATTTTAGCGGAAGCCGACAAATTGATCTTATTAACGGATATTGCAGGTTTATTTACCGCAGATCCAAGATCAGATAAAAATGCTAAATTAATTCATGAAATCAATCATATTGATGATAAGTTACGTAGTATAGCTGGAGATAGTGTTTCTGGGCTTGGTACTGGTGGAATGGGCACCAAAGTACAAGCTGCCGAAGTAGCAGGAAGTGCTGGGATTGAGGTTATTATTGCAGCAGGTAATAAACCTAATGTCATTATTGATACGGTAAACAACCAATCGGTTGGTACACGTTTTATCCCGCCAAAAACTCCTTTAGAGCATCGTAAACATTGGTTATTTGGTGCACCAAAAGCTGGTAAAGTTTTGTTAGATGATGGTGCAGTAAATGCTATTTTAAATAATGGCAGTTCACTTTTGCCCAAAGGAATTTTACAAGTTGAACAAAATTTTTCTCGTGGTGAGGTTATTGATATTTGTGATAAATCAGGCAAAAGCATAGCTCGTGGAGTAAGTCGTTATAATAGCGATGCATTAAAACAGATTGCCGGACATCATTCACAAGAAATCAGCCAAATTATCGGTTATGAATATGGTTCTGTCGCCGTACATCGTAATGATATGATTATAAAATAA
- a CDS encoding LexA family protein has translation MRNNCIVLGMVNAADKNYLTLIDTPVRAGFPSPADDYLETKLDLTEHLVKHPSATYYIKAVGDSMIDYGIFSGDLLVVDRSLEPKMGDIVIAAVDGELTCKCLGIFDDQHHLLSGNSLYPPIPLIGKDVHIWGIVIHTIHSLRKRAHV, from the coding sequence TTGCGTAATAATTGTATTGTACTTGGCATGGTTAATGCTGCCGATAAAAATTACTTAACTTTAATTGATACACCAGTAAGAGCTGGATTTCCTTCCCCTGCTGATGATTATTTGGAAACTAAACTTGATTTGACTGAACATTTAGTAAAGCATCCTAGCGCAACATATTATATTAAAGCCGTAGGCGATTCTATGATCGATTATGGTATTTTTAGTGGTGATTTATTAGTTGTTGATCGTTCCTTAGAGCCTAAGATGGGTGACATTGTAATTGCTGCAGTTGATGGTGAATTAACATGCAAATGTCTCGGAATATTTGACGATCAACATCATTTATTATCAGGTAATTCTCTTTATCCACCCATTCCCTTAATAGGCAAAGATGTGCATATTTGGGGCATTGTTATACATACTATTCACTCATTACGAAAAAGAGCGCATGTATGA
- the trhP gene encoding prephenate-dependent tRNA uridine(34) hydroxylase TrhP, producing the protein MTLLYAKPELLSPAGSLKNMRYAFAYGADAVYAGQPRYSLRVRNNEFNHENLAIGINEAHAQGKKFYVVVNIAPHNSKLKTFIRDLEPIVNMKPDAFIMSDPGLIMLVREHFPEMEIHLSVQSNAVNWATVKFWHKIGLTRVVLSRELSLDEIAEIREKVPEMELEVFIHGALCMAYSGRCLLSGYINKRDSNQGTCTNACRWEYKIAEGKEDEVGQIVHKCEPIPVQQREPTLGIGSTTNKVFMLEESGRPGEYMQAYEDEHGTYIMNSKDLRAVELVGDLTKIGVHSLKIEGRTKSFYYCARTAQVYRQAIDAASEGKPFDPRLLTELESLAHRGYTEGFLRRHKHEDMQNYVHSHSVSDRQQFVGEFSGERLNGLAEIIVKNKFSVGDSVEMMTPKGNKTFIIERMENKKGQPVPAGLGDGHIVYIPIAEDIDLNYALLMRNFD; encoded by the coding sequence ATGACACTTTTATATGCAAAACCAGAGTTACTTTCTCCTGCTGGTTCCCTTAAAAATATGCGTTATGCGTTTGCTTATGGCGCAGATGCGGTTTATGCCGGACAACCTCGATATAGCTTACGTGTTCGAAATAACGAATTTAATCATGAAAATTTAGCCATAGGCATTAACGAAGCACATGCGCAAGGTAAAAAGTTTTATGTTGTTGTTAATATCGCCCCACATAATTCTAAATTAAAAACCTTTATTCGCGATTTAGAACCCATTGTCAACATGAAGCCAGACGCATTTATCATGTCCGATCCGGGTTTAATTATGTTGGTTCGTGAACATTTCCCTGAAATGGAAATTCATTTATCCGTACAATCGAATGCGGTAAACTGGGCTACTGTAAAATTTTGGCACAAAATTGGATTAACACGAGTGGTGTTATCACGTGAATTGTCACTGGATGAAATTGCTGAAATTCGCGAAAAAGTACCGGAAATGGAACTGGAAGTATTTATTCACGGTGCGCTTTGTATGGCATATTCTGGACGTTGTTTGCTTTCTGGTTATATCAATAAACGTGATTCAAACCAAGGTACTTGTACTAATGCTTGCCGCTGGGAATATAAAATTGCGGAAGGCAAAGAAGATGAAGTAGGGCAAATCGTGCATAAATGTGAACCGATCCCAGTTCAACAAAGAGAACCAACTTTAGGTATAGGTTCCACTACGAATAAAGTGTTTATGCTGGAAGAATCTGGACGTCCTGGCGAATATATGCAGGCTTATGAAGATGAGCATGGCACTTATATCATGAACTCCAAAGATTTAAGAGCAGTTGAATTAGTTGGTGATTTAACTAAAATTGGAGTACATTCATTAAAAATAGAAGGTCGTACTAAATCTTTTTATTACTGTGCTAGGACCGCTCAAGTGTATCGTCAAGCAATCGATGCAGCAAGTGAAGGAAAACCTTTTGATCCACGCCTATTAACCGAGCTTGAGTCTTTAGCTCACCGTGGTTATACGGAAGGATTTTTACGTCGTCACAAACATGAAGACATGCAAAATTATGTGCATAGCCATTCAGTATCAGACAGACAACAGTTTGTTGGTGAGTTTAGTGGAGAGCGTTTAAATGGTTTGGCTGAAATCATTGTTAAAAATAAATTTTCAGTGGGTGACAGTGTGGAAATGATGACACCGAAAGGTAATAAGACTTTTATTATTGAACGTATGGAAAATAAGAAAGGGCAACCTGTACCTGCTGGATTAGGGGATGGACATATTGTTTATATTCCTATTGCTGAAGATATTGATTTAAATTATGCATTATTGATGCGGAATTTTGATTAA
- the gpt gene encoding xanthine phosphoribosyltransferase has translation MLQSYGRQLSKRLLPANQWKGIIAVSRGGLVPAAILARELSIRYVDTVCISSYDHDHQREKLILKQANGDGEGFIVVDDLVDTGNTAHTIREMYPKARFVTIFAKPAGKPLVDDYIVDIEQDTWIEQPWDTGVMFVKPISDHQ, from the coding sequence ATGTTACAATCTTACGGGCGCCAACTATCCAAACGATTGTTACCTGCAAACCAATGGAAAGGTATCATTGCTGTCAGCCGCGGAGGATTAGTACCTGCTGCTATCTTGGCTCGTGAATTGAGTATTCGTTACGTTGATACGGTGTGCATTTCAAGTTATGATCATGATCATCAACGTGAAAAACTAATTTTAAAACAAGCAAATGGCGATGGTGAAGGCTTCATTGTTGTTGATGATTTAGTCGACACTGGCAACACCGCACATACTATCCGTGAAATGTATCCCAAAGCTCGTTTTGTTACCATTTTTGCTAAACCCGCTGGTAAACCGCTTGTTGATGATTATATTGTTGACATTGAGCAAGATACTTGGATTGAGCAACCTTGGGATACAGGTGTAATGTTTGTTAAACCGATTAGCGATCATCAATAA
- a CDS encoding helix-turn-helix transcriptional regulator: MKNTELEIERLKTLSTTLNHKKCVSTYKSIKQQDLSNIPILKPLLVVVLNGCKIVGNETKIACNVGNFVFFTDVQTMSMRNIPANTNYLAVLVEFEFSDFDNNLINNNTNKSEIYTFGKANSALYKCISQLVECLDWATEDILENRRKEIINLLISSGYQNLAYLPSQKETTQKVIEIFKRNDNKKITIDDVSKEICMSKATLYRKLKFEGENIQKIKEKVLMGRALHLLQTSSLSTEHIATMVGYSSTARFSQRFRAYFGLSPKELKNTKRN; the protein is encoded by the coding sequence ATGAAAAATACAGAATTAGAAATAGAAAGACTCAAAACTTTAAGTACTACATTGAATCATAAAAAATGTGTTTCCACTTATAAATCAATAAAACAACAGGATCTCTCTAATATACCTATATTAAAACCCCTGCTTGTTGTTGTATTAAATGGTTGTAAAATCGTTGGTAATGAAACTAAAATCGCGTGCAATGTAGGTAATTTTGTTTTTTTTACCGATGTACAAACAATGAGTATGCGAAATATCCCTGCCAATACCAATTATCTTGCGGTACTCGTTGAATTTGAATTTTCTGATTTTGATAATAACTTAATCAATAATAACACGAATAAATCTGAAATATACACATTTGGTAAAGCTAATAGCGCTTTATACAAATGCATATCTCAACTGGTTGAATGTTTAGATTGGGCAACAGAAGATATATTAGAAAACCGAAGAAAAGAGATCATCAACTTATTGATTAGTTCAGGATATCAAAATTTAGCTTACCTCCCCAGTCAAAAAGAAACAACCCAAAAAGTTATCGAAATATTTAAAAGAAACGACAATAAAAAAATAACTATAGATGACGTGAGCAAAGAAATCTGTATGAGTAAAGCGACACTATATCGCAAATTAAAGTTTGAAGGGGAAAATATCCAAAAAATAAAAGAAAAAGTGTTAATGGGACGAGCGCTTCACTTATTACAAACATCGAGCCTTTCAACAGAACATATTGCCACAATGGTTGGGTATTCATCCACAGCTCGATTTTCTCAACGATTTAGAGCCTATTTTGGATTATCACCAAAAGAATTAAAAAATACCAAACGAAATTAA
- a CDS encoding AEC family transporter codes for MNLIWSAVGQVVSSCLPVFLLIFLGWLCVQQGIFTKDSKKLLSGLVSNFVFPALLFVHTSHAKPSQIFNGIWMIAFFCTMSFLWIVCFLVNKYILHKDLKSTAMSSMLCCFPNMGGMGVPFLTLMLGASSTISVAVANFVVALSLIPMTIFLLELCDTKISGGKVTGGMVFSAVKSSLMKPMFLGVILGLIVSVTDGTTWMPHFIFNTFDIMSNACNFISLIAVGVGIYGVKLKMTKPLMINVVLKSFFTPIVALIAVHLFGITGMEAEELVFLLAMPTASTAVILAYNWNVEQEHASSIFFASTVLSIFILPTLLLIMEYTIPGVQ; via the coding sequence ATGAATCTGATCTGGTCTGCAGTTGGGCAAGTAGTAAGTTCTTGTCTTCCGGTGTTTTTACTTATTTTTCTTGGTTGGTTGTGTGTACAGCAAGGAATATTTACAAAAGATTCTAAAAAGTTGTTATCAGGACTTGTATCTAACTTTGTATTCCCAGCATTACTATTTGTGCATACATCGCATGCTAAACCATCGCAAATATTCAATGGTATTTGGATGATTGCTTTTTTCTGCACAATGTCATTTTTATGGATTGTTTGTTTTTTAGTTAATAAATACATTTTACATAAAGATCTAAAATCAACTGCCATGAGTTCAATGTTATGCTGTTTCCCAAATATGGGGGGAATGGGTGTTCCATTCTTAACTTTAATGTTAGGTGCCTCATCCACAATTTCTGTTGCAGTTGCTAACTTTGTTGTGGCATTGTCATTAATTCCTATGACTATTTTTCTATTAGAATTATGTGACACCAAAATATCAGGTGGTAAAGTAACGGGTGGAATGGTTTTTAGTGCAGTAAAAAGTTCACTTATGAAACCAATGTTCTTAGGCGTTATCCTTGGTTTAATTGTGAGTGTAACAGATGGTACCACTTGGATGCCACACTTTATATTTAATACCTTTGATATCATGTCTAATGCTTGTAACTTTATCTCGTTAATTGCGGTGGGTGTAGGTATTTATGGTGTGAAATTAAAAATGACAAAACCACTTATGATCAATGTGGTTTTAAAAAGCTTCTTTACACCAATTGTTGCTTTAATTGCTGTACATTTATTTGGTATTACAGGAATGGAAGCAGAAGAGTTAGTCTTCTTACTTGCAATGCCAACGGCATCAACAGCGGTTATTTTGGCTTATAACTGGAATGTTGAACAAGAACATGCATCAAGCATTTTCTTTGCTTCAACAGTTTTATCAATCTTTATTTTACCTACTTTACTACTCATTATGGAATATACCATTCCAGGTGTGCAGTAA
- the frsA gene encoding esterase FrsA: MTTTENLSAQIFKPQFDYPETSTLIKRIDSSDGSSISPLDGEIDSRWYRIINPFLWFWRGLPKLEVEALLSKIAASTKRHTNEKWLDTVIGYQSGNWVYEFLNQAALWQSKADLIDKENFRDEDRVNLHNYFLIASEYSSIASYPHFKNDELAMYAQTCAYQAYLKALNYSPFTVKELEFKIENRRVKTLLHLPKTDSTCPVVFICNALGSLQIDYYRYFREYLAPRGFAMLTVDLPSVGHSRHFALNQNSSKIHQAILEQLSSVPWVDNSRVILAGFRFGSHLATRLAYVMPNKIKGLFNFTPFVHQIFVDKDLQKNLPVIYKDMLASRLGLPSISNAQLAAELNYFSLKNQGLLTHACPVPVMNIIVEDDFLSNVNEAKLIRSVKQNKLVTIHKTPLQKSLHDGLTQSVKWMESIV, from the coding sequence ATGACTACTACCGAAAATTTATCTGCTCAGATATTTAAACCACAGTTTGATTATCCTGAGACATCAACGCTGATTAAACGTATAGATAGTAGTGACGGTAGTAGTATTAGTCCTTTAGATGGTGAAATTGATTCAAGATGGTATCGGATCATTAATCCTTTTTTATGGTTTTGGCGAGGATTACCCAAATTAGAAGTTGAAGCGCTTTTGTCCAAAATTGCCGCTTCAACAAAACGTCACACCAATGAAAAGTGGTTAGATACAGTTATCGGTTATCAATCGGGAAATTGGGTTTATGAATTTTTAAATCAAGCTGCATTGTGGCAGTCTAAAGCTGATTTAATAGATAAAGAAAACTTTAGGGACGAAGATAGAGTTAATTTACATAATTATTTTCTTATCGCTAGTGAATATTCCAGCATTGCCAGTTACCCACATTTTAAAAATGATGAACTAGCTATGTATGCACAAACTTGTGCTTATCAAGCTTATTTAAAAGCGCTTAACTATTCTCCTTTTACAGTCAAAGAGCTGGAATTTAAAATTGAGAATCGTCGTGTTAAAACATTGTTGCACTTACCAAAAACAGACAGCACTTGCCCTGTTGTATTCATATGTAATGCTTTGGGCAGTTTACAAATTGATTATTATCGTTATTTTAGAGAATATTTAGCTCCTCGTGGATTTGCTATGTTAACGGTTGATCTACCGTCTGTCGGACATAGTCGTCATTTTGCTTTAAATCAAAATAGCAGTAAAATTCATCAAGCAATATTAGAACAACTTTCATCGGTTCCATGGGTTGACAATAGTCGCGTTATTTTAGCCGGATTTCGATTTGGATCCCATCTTGCAACACGGTTAGCTTATGTGATGCCAAATAAGATTAAAGGGTTATTTAACTTTACACCTTTTGTTCATCAAATTTTTGTAGATAAAGATTTGCAAAAGAATCTACCAGTTATTTACAAAGATATGTTGGCCAGTCGCCTTGGTTTACCTTCCATATCTAATGCACAATTAGCGGCCGAATTAAATTACTTTTCACTCAAAAATCAAGGATTATTAACTCATGCTTGTCCTGTTCCTGTCATGAATATTATTGTTGAAGATGATTTTTTAAGTAATGTGAATGAAGCAAAATTGATTCGTTCAGTTAAACAAAATAAATTAGTAACCATACATAAAACACCATTACAAAAGAGCTTGCATGATGGGTTGACTCAGTCTGTAAAATGGATGGAGTCAATTGTGTAA
- a CDS encoding Y-family DNA polymerase, which produces MIGLIDCNNFYASCERVFNPKLEGKPIGILSNNDGCVIARSNELKPLVPMGMPAYQIPSKIRKQIILLSSNYELYGDMSQRVFDTVQNHTPSIELYSIDEAFIQLDGFADMTAHCLNIKNIVKRDTGIPVSIGIAPTRTLAKLANHIAKKHAIYQNVYCLPTDEKLQKNLLKTFPVNNIWGVGRHIANKLNRINIDTAWDLRQANIKYIRNNFSVTLERTVLELQGINCIELDDLAAPKKNIMISRSFGRLTSALFDLQEAIRLHASRATEKLRQQQSVASAILVFLKTDRFCVNSNQYHPSIVVPLSFPTDDSRLIIHAAQKGLLAIYKQDLLFMKSGVMLLDLKNKNGHFQPDFFTTSLTNPSLHKNDKLMKTIDIINQKMGKNTIQLGGIQKSAPWQIKRELLSKRYTTHWNELPLVK; this is translated from the coding sequence ATGATAGGTTTAATTGATTGTAATAACTTTTATGCCTCATGTGAGCGCGTTTTTAATCCTAAATTAGAAGGAAAACCCATTGGGATTTTGTCCAATAATGATGGCTGTGTCATTGCTCGTTCAAATGAATTAAAACCATTAGTACCTATGGGGATGCCGGCTTATCAGATCCCATCTAAAATTCGTAAACAAATAATTTTGCTCAGTTCAAACTATGAACTCTATGGTGATATGAGTCAGCGAGTCTTTGATACTGTACAAAATCATACTCCTAGTATTGAGCTCTATTCTATTGATGAAGCCTTTATTCAATTAGATGGATTTGCGGATATGACAGCACATTGTTTAAACATAAAAAATATTGTAAAACGAGATACAGGCATTCCTGTTAGTATTGGTATTGCGCCCACTCGAACATTAGCAAAGTTAGCTAATCATATAGCAAAAAAACACGCTATTTATCAAAATGTTTATTGTTTACCTACAGATGAAAAATTACAAAAAAATTTATTAAAAACCTTTCCCGTTAATAACATTTGGGGTGTTGGTCGACATATTGCAAACAAATTAAACAGAATCAATATTGATACTGCATGGGACCTGCGCCAAGCCAATATAAAATATATTAGAAATAACTTTTCAGTAACGCTAGAACGAACAGTATTAGAATTACAAGGAATTAACTGCATTGAGTTAGATGACCTAGCCGCTCCGAAGAAAAACATCATGATATCACGCAGTTTTGGTCGTTTAACAAGCGCACTATTTGATTTACAAGAAGCGATTCGTCTGCATGCAAGCCGTGCAACTGAAAAACTTAGACAACAACAATCTGTCGCTAGTGCTATTCTTGTCTTTTTAAAAACTGATCGCTTTTGTGTCAATTCAAATCAATATCATCCATCAATTGTTGTACCACTTTCTTTTCCAACGGATGACTCACGATTAATTATTCACGCAGCACAAAAAGGGTTGCTGGCAATATATAAACAAGATCTTTTATTTATGAAATCAGGGGTAATGTTGCTGGATCTGAAAAATAAAAACGGGCATTTCCAACCAGATTTTTTTACTACATCGTTGACAAATCCATCACTGCATAAAAATGATAAACTTATGAAGACAATTGATATAATCAATCAAAAAATGGGGAAAAATACGATCCAATTAGGAGGAATACAAAAATCTGCTCCTTGGCAGATAAAACGTGAATTATTAAGCAAACGTTATACTACTCATTGGAATGAATTGCCATTGGTGAAATAA
- a CDS encoding aminoacyl-histidine dipeptidase — translation MLSTLKPNSIWQIFNDICKIPHPSHHEQMITKYIVDFANTHHIHCELDKVGNILLTKPATKGMENCPSIALQAHMDMVPQKNEGTVHDFTTDPIQPYVDGEWVKAKGTTLGADNGVGLASALAVLIDPTIEHGPIEVLVTTSEETGMHGAFGLQSNWLKSHYLINTDSEDEGEIFTGCAGGVDFTSTFAVAYAVIPEKHDCYVNISLKGLKGGHSGCDIHLGRGNAIKLMARFLAEYAQDISFRLADIKGGSLRNAIPREAFAQITLSKQDLPQLESIVKQYQTTLNNELGHVEPSIQINFSEVTSDEVKRVLTLEHQNKIIHFLHTAPNGVVRMSDQLHGIVETSLNLGIVNIVENQFNTHYLIRSQIDSAKDAVVSTLISLSQLTNANYEISGGYSGWEPNLNSSLLQLAKDKYYEIFSQKAKIMVIHAGLECGLFKQTYPNMDMISIGPTIVSPHSPDEKVNIQSVIRYWELLIAILKSANQLK, via the coding sequence ATGCTTTCTACTTTAAAGCCAAATTCTATTTGGCAGATTTTTAATGATATTTGTAAAATTCCACATCCATCTCATCATGAACAAATGATCACTAAATATATTGTCGATTTTGCAAATACTCATCACATTCACTGTGAACTTGATAAAGTTGGTAATATTTTATTAACTAAACCGGCAACTAAAGGCATGGAAAACTGTCCATCTATTGCACTACAAGCTCATATGGATATGGTACCGCAAAAAAATGAAGGAACCGTTCATGATTTTACTACTGATCCAATTCAACCTTATGTTGATGGTGAATGGGTGAAAGCGAAAGGTACAACTTTAGGTGCAGACAATGGTGTAGGATTAGCTTCTGCTTTAGCTGTGTTAATCGATCCCACTATTGAACATGGTCCTATTGAAGTTTTAGTCACAACGTCGGAAGAGACGGGTATGCATGGAGCATTTGGTCTGCAATCTAATTGGTTAAAAAGTCATTATCTAATTAATACCGATTCGGAAGATGAAGGAGAGATATTTACAGGATGTGCAGGTGGTGTTGACTTTACTTCAACTTTTGCCGTTGCTTACGCAGTTATTCCAGAAAAACATGATTGTTATGTAAATATCTCGCTTAAAGGTTTAAAAGGCGGGCATTCCGGTTGCGATATTCATTTAGGGCGTGGTAATGCAATTAAATTAATGGCTCGTTTTTTAGCTGAATATGCGCAAGATATTTCATTTAGATTAGCGGATATAAAGGGCGGTTCGTTGCGTAATGCCATCCCTAGAGAAGCTTTTGCTCAAATCACTTTGAGTAAACAAGATTTACCTCAACTTGAATCTATTGTAAAACAATATCAAACAACCTTAAATAATGAATTAGGGCACGTAGAACCTTCGATACAGATAAATTTTTCAGAAGTAACTTCCGATGAAGTTAAACGTGTTTTAACCCTAGAACATCAAAATAAAATTATTCATTTTTTGCATACTGCACCTAATGGGGTGGTACGTATGAGCGATCAGTTACATGGTATTGTCGAAACTTCACTGAACTTAGGTATTGTCAATATTGTTGAAAACCAATTCAATACGCATTATTTAATTCGTTCACAAATTGATAGCGCAAAAGATGCAGTAGTCTCAACGTTAATATCGCTCAGTCAATTAACCAATGCCAATTATGAAATCAGTGGAGGATATTCGGGTTGGGAGCCGAACTTGAATTCGAGTCTTTTACAATTGGCTAAAGATAAATATTACGAGATATTCTCACAAAAAGCGAAAATTATGGTGATACATGCTGGACTAGAATGTGGATTATTTAAACAAACTTATCCAAATATGGATATGATATCAATCGGTCCAACAATTGTTTCACCCCATTCTCCAGATGAAAAAGTAAATATCCAGAGTGTTATTCGATATTGGGAACTGCTTATAGCGATATTAAAATCAGCAAATCAATTGAAGTAA
- the proA gene encoding glutamate-5-semialdehyde dehydrogenase, with amino-acid sequence MIVQIGKEAKLASYQLAQCSTTIKNKVLAVIADLLEKHSTTILAANEKDILIAKEQGLNEAILDRLLLTSQRLSSIANDVRKVISLTDPVGQIIDGATLENDLKLQRYRVPLGVIGVIYEARPNVTIDIATLCLKTGNAAILRGGKETIHTNRATVAIIQQALEHVGLPKTAIQFIDNPDRKYINELLKLDKYVDMIIPRGGAALHKLCREHSTIPVITGGIGVCHIFVDESADFDKVYPIILNAKTQRPSTCNTLETLLVHTKIANTFLPKLSQIMADNHVILHADTDAFKILETGVANVFPVEEEELRQEWLSKDLNIVIVDSLEFAVGHIREYGSGHSEAILTRDLANAEKFVHLVDAAAVYVNASTRFTDGGQFGLGAEVAVSTQKLHARGPMGLEALTTYKWIGYGDDLIRQ; translated from the coding sequence ATGATAGTTCAAATAGGAAAAGAGGCGAAACTTGCTTCTTATCAATTAGCACAATGCTCTACTACGATTAAAAATAAAGTGTTAGCTGTTATCGCCGATTTATTAGAAAAACACAGTACAACAATTCTTGCCGCTAATGAAAAAGATATCCTAATAGCCAAAGAACAAGGATTAAATGAAGCGATCTTAGATCGATTATTGTTAACATCACAACGATTATCCTCAATTGCCAATGATGTGCGAAAAGTCATTTCATTAACCGATCCTGTTGGTCAAATTATTGATGGAGCCACTTTAGAAAATGATTTAAAGTTACAACGTTATAGAGTCCCATTAGGTGTTATAGGGGTAATATATGAAGCTCGTCCTAATGTGACTATTGATATTGCCACACTCTGTCTTAAAACGGGTAATGCAGCTATTTTAAGAGGGGGTAAGGAAACCATTCATACCAATCGTGCAACCGTAGCAATTATCCAACAAGCATTAGAGCATGTAGGTTTGCCTAAAACAGCAATACAATTCATTGATAATCCCGATCGCAAATACATCAATGAACTTCTTAAACTTGATAAATATGTTGATATGATTATTCCTCGTGGAGGCGCAGCTTTACACAAACTGTGTCGTGAACATTCAACCATACCTGTTATCACCGGCGGAATTGGCGTTTGTCATATTTTTGTCGATGAAAGTGCTGATTTTGATAAAGTATATCCAATCATTTTAAATGCTAAAACGCAACGCCCTAGTACTTGTAATACCTTGGAAACATTGTTAGTACATACCAAAATTGCCAATACATTTTTACCAAAACTTAGTCAAATTATGGCTGACAACCATGTTATATTACATGCCGATACTGATGCATTCAAAATTTTAGAAACGGGCGTCGCAAATGTGTTCCCTGTTGAAGAGGAAGAATTACGTCAAGAATGGCTATCAAAAGATTTGAATATAGTCATTGTCGATTCACTTGAATTTGCGGTTGGGCACATTCGTGAATATGGCAGTGGTCATTCAGAAGCCATCTTAACACGTGATTTAGCGAACGCTGAAAAGTTTGTCCATTTAGTCGATGCTGCGGCTGTTTATGTCAATGCATCTACTCGTTTTACCGATGGTGGACAATTTGGTTTAGGTGCTGAAGTTGCGGTTAGTACACAAAAATTACATGCTCGTGGACCTATGGGGCTTGAAGCATTAACCACGTATAAATGGATTGGTTATGGTGATGATTTGATTCGTCAATAA